The Rhizoctonia solani chromosome 14, complete sequence genome has a segment encoding these proteins:
- a CDS encoding bifunctional transcriptional activator/DNA repair enzyme Ada: MPHINGEDASYVPDIWFTNQADNTWDDLANFLNTDPLAALPSEETGAPSWMDDFQFDQFMEPQLISTLDQNQIPAPIVIPLPANKPEPSPSLSPVSVPLRTPSPTPAPVPAPARDTDADRYDSPDARWQAVLDRAQTSSFVYGVVSTKIYCRPTCPSRRPNRQNVAFYDTNEQATEAGFRPCKRCRPDDAAGEAAEQRQAAAVERAKFLIEERSKHGQRIPLDKLASQSGLSTFYFHRVFKRRTGFTPEEWGKLCRERLAGATK; this comes from the exons ATGCCACATATAAACGGCGAAGACGCGAGCTATGTTCCCGATATCTGGTTCACCAATCAGGCAGACAACACATGGGATGACTTAGCAA ACTTTCTTAATACCGATCCACTGGCCGCTCTGCCCTCGGAGGAAACTGGCGCTCCGTCGTGGATGGACGACTTCCAGTTCGACCAATTTATGGAGCCGCAACTGATCTCCACTCTGGACCAGAACCAAA TTCCGGCCCCTATCGTGATACCTCTACCGGCCAACAAACCAGAGCCATCTCCCTCACTTTCCCCAGTCTCCGTACCACTCCGGACACCCAGCCCGACCCCAGCGCCTGTCCCAGCTCCAGCCCGAGATACAGACGCAGATCGATACGACTCGCCCGATGCGCGGTGGCAAGCAGTCCTCGACCGGGCCCAGACCTCCTCCTTCGTCTACGGCGTAGTCTCCACCAAGATCTACTGCCGCCCCACATGTCCCTCCCGGCGACCCAACCGCCAAAACGTTGCGTTTTACGACACGAACGAGCAAGCCACCGAAGCCGGCTTCCGACCCTGCAAACGATGCAGGCCCGATGACGCAGCTGGGGAAGCCGCCGAGCAGCGGCAGGCCGCAGCAGTTGAAAGAGCCAAGTTCTTGATCGAAGAACGCTCGAAACACGGCCAACGAATACCCCTCGATAAACTCGCGAGCCAGTCTGGCTTGAGCACCTTTTACTTTCACCGCGTCTTCAAGCGCAGGACTGGCTTTACGCCCGAAGAGTGGGGTAAATTGTGTCGCGAGCGGTTGGCCGGTGCTACCAAATGA
- a CDS encoding histidine phosphatase family containing protein, producing the protein MDRLNPEASKSYSHIDMEKDNTEHDSLLPSSSGPLVSERGVNHSAVKYDRRRLALSFAGGVLACAAAQYTASFFCDSMPTPTTHFTSPKFSPNVGHFPPSKPTNAYPSLFPTDVGYPGPTPTGVEPGVVATAPAYPQHTGAPGLLLPQKIKGKTSSSFDLFKSWGNLSPWYTVPGSEFGLDGASPAAPDQCRVTGLHVLHRHGARYPTEWSNYAGPATVEGKLRASGNFSAKGELEFLNDWKYSLGAEVLTPFGRHQLYDLGVSMRMRYGFLLNNFTRSETVPTFRTESQDRMLQSAMNFALGFFGNPIEKQYQQLIMVRNPGINNTISPDLTCPNAHRTGRADRGLWYMKKWTNVYLKDALARFQKDTSGFEWTIEDVFATQYLCPYETVALGYSKFCELFTQEEWEGFHYALDLGFWYNDVFGSPISLALGAGWVTEMVARLTHTPVEVHNTTTNATLHNPIQFPLHDSMYVDVTHETVFMKILVAMNLTQFKDEPLPWTHIPPKRKFQSSQAAPFATNMQIQLLSCASQPEPQLRVIINDGVVALDGLDQCPTNKDGLCPLDAFVAAQKASLAKADFDWTCHGEWELPEGPEWNTTTGTPPPRPGA; encoded by the exons ATGGATCGTCTCAACCCAGAAGCATCCAAGTCCTATAGCCATATAGACATGGAAAAGGACAATACCGAGCATGACTCACTGCTCCCAAGCTCTTCCGGCCCCTTGGTAAGCGAGCGTGGTGTGAACCACTCTGCTGTGAAATACGACCGCCGACGACTCGCACTCTCGTTTGCTGGAGGAGTTCTCGCATGTGCTGCTGCCCAATACACCGCTTCGTTCTTCTGCGACTCGATGCCCACACCAACAACTCATTTCACCTCGCCCAAATTTTCCCCCAATGTCGGCCATTTCCCACCGTCCAAACCTACCAACGCCTACCCATCTTTGTTCCCCACCGACGTTGGGTATCCTGGACCCACTCCTACCGGCGTAGAGCCCGGTGTCGTGGCCACGGCCCCTGCTTACCCTCAGCACACTGGGGCTCCGGGTCTGCTCTTGCCGCAAAAGATTAAAGGCAAGACCAGCAGCTCATTTGATTTATTCAAGAGCTGGGGCAACTTGAGTCCCTGGTATACCGTCCCGGGCTCCGAATTCGGTCTGGATGGCGCGAGCCCGGCTGCACCCGACCAGTGCCGTGTTACTGGGCTGCATGTTTTGCACCGACATGGTGCCAG GTACCCTACCGAATGGTCCAACTATGCAGGCCCGGCCACGGTCGAAGGGAAGCTCCGGGCGTCTGGCAACTTTAGCGCAAAGGGCGAGTTGGAATTCTTGAACGATTG GAAGTATTCGTTGGGAGCCGAGGTTTTGACACCGTTTGGTCGTCATCAGCTTT ATGACCTTGGAGTATCTATGAGGATGCGCTATGGTTTCCTCTTGAACAACTTTACTCGATCCGAAACTGTTCCCACCTTTCGCACAGAGTCACA GGACCGGATGCTCCAGTCCGCCATGAACTTTGCCCTCGGATTCTTTGGCAACCCTATCGAGAAGCAATACCAGCAGCTAATTATGGTCAGGAACCCTGGT ATTAACAATACCATCTCACCCGACCTAAC CTGCCCCAATGCTCACAGAACTGGCCGTGCGGACCGAGGGCTCTGGTACATGAAAAAGTGGACAAACGTCTACTTGAAGGATGCGCTCGCCCGGTTCCAGAAAGATACCTCTGGCTTCGAGTGGACTATCGAGGATGTGTTTGCTACCCAATAC TTGTGTCCTTATGAAACGGTCGCGCTGGGATACTCCAAGTTCTGTGAGCTGTTTACTCAGGAAGAATGGGAAGGGTTCCATTACGC TTTGGATCTTGGTTTCTG GTACAATGACGTCTTTGGCTCTCCTATTTCTTTGGCACTGGGTGCTGGGTGGGTAACTGAAATGGTCGCTCGCTTGACGCACACCCCGGTGGAGGTTCACAATACAACCACCAACGCGACGCTGCACAATCCAATCCAGTTCCCGCTGCACGATTCGATGTACGTCGATGTGACCCACGAG ACGGTATTCATGAAGA TTCTTGTTGCGATGAACTTGACGCAGTTCAAGGACGAACCCTTGCCGTGGACACACATCCCACCCAAGCGCAAGTTCCAGTCTTCGCAGGCGGCGCCATTCGCAACCAACATGCAAATCCAAC TCTTGTCCTGCGCGTCCCAGCCGGAACCTCAGTTGCGTGTGATCATCAACGACGGCGTGGTTGCGCTCGACGGACTCGACCAATGTCCCACGAACAAGGACGGCCTGTGCCCGCTCGACGCGTTTGTCGCGGCCCAAAAGGCAAGCTTGGCCAAGGCCGACTTTGACTGGACCTGTCATGGCGAGTGGGAACTGCCCGAAGGTCCCGAGTGGAATACGACGACGGGCACACCACCGCCACGTCCCGGTGCCTAA
- a CDS encoding Smr domain-containing protein: MHLLKKYNGNAEIVAGHLLDGNFDTPAVGVSEPEERGRTMNKSAPALPPRRKHSSPVDNSMALVPTTGEQPPRYDQMEDDDMKKALALSMEDQGPPPLEPIPEEYGPYNQQDVKKYDNRARTDHALRQALEASLNDGKSNLAADLYVDRPAEERGRESDGRPVAFRSSDQNSIFAPPIFQALMALAPLRARLKEQHAQFTPNGDQVAKENLEHAWHDSQLTRDMMCHAECTQQAYIDIKPWTGEWSDSVSAHSPATAATELLGRLTKNLNLALASPITPLFLPTIDSVSNEAKVPKSPLPPHVELTKPQDQQYYVIPLAMGAGSPNNNNLADILEYHIAADGLGFVRDTLPEILSFKVDRSPNQSGGTGKFGFPARLWFDRWVMDKRDFVLRTIKSREKDIEEQVKTMESESVKLRKCEGRDTLADLRACIRHFEHTATDGGDPKRKVRNDNTLKKLKSILKDIEDKLAEHATKTEELNAERSKLWDLPELRTIKASSPEQSEFDQILLTYYYSRAHIFSYIRYNDKWWKIVDDDVTEASEETVLSDSSGVHLGSGAFLMFYSKPNEGKESPWPRKDRIKSQKLDEEFRATLPPTVRFKFEKSAQIISPTDSDEDEYMDAEESIIVEADPAVDKVEELGENKADKLGDETDKRRDDGMQDVVVGRHEVFEYSYRVGPKEARKRIKLVVIQRREQRRKSLIAAGRIFEHAPVRLRLNLHRAKYGDPEVVSGSREVPITLRRKVKPAPNTIIVHRKVAQPQPTVVVQQVKQKSTPSPKENVIMIQPAPPVAPPEPRRIELIDQPVGPGDLIQQPPEVIVIPPTQTPSPEIVTIDRPSSRASSVGSVTRPKVKRSNSLTNSFRRFPSIMGLIRRNSRDRRSGGTVVSEGEHINEEYVDIDPRASYDDIIIEERESQLGSPIAPSARHGPPSVAESHRPPTIPGSVASGRSGRSSRSRAMSFGSPKNRLIKAPPHQVPLPESHSPSSGTYPIHARESAEYEPARSVTSHHTADRSYRGPPSTAHGPTYTETYLHDSPTSHTRSLHDHEGSIISRSHHDAASVKTDNRSVPDLAMHSPSRHSQSAHSHAPSARSARTRHSAEGSTREGRELVLHEGHGARSPSLREGSIRDGHLIRDGHSVLDGHSVRDGHSIRDGYSVRDGYSVRDGSVRDSSVRDGYSIRDGQSVRDGYSVRDGYSVRDGQSVRDGHSVRDGHSPSIQEPSVRGDVRSPSLGEPSIRDGHSIRDARSTHGGESVRGDGGLYSPTSSFRERLSDVDRENDRIQYFDRSPAQSRVGSPSIRAPSSRVASPPLHYAGSPSIHAPESYREGSPSLHAPSVRAPSQRVDSPSLHGGVSEYTHSRKGSPSIQGNSPPASVVAGSVRSGYPASSVNGRVIRPKSPLSQSGTSYASSKRSKASKGPEITPVPMPPPSVISHRSGVSRNGAKSPLSRVASSVASEEPSQIIIPATAPSVAGVISQAPTSRSGVPVGPTISRVPSSAGHRSRAPSVVPSTAYRTPLPASTYAPSEVSEAPTRAPSVAPSTARRMPLPPSTYAPTVMSDDAESTIAPPSRIGSVAPSTAYRTPLPPSTYAPSEAPTRTPSNTAYRMPLPPSTYAPTVMSDDAESTIAPPSRMGSEAPSIVHRTPLPPSTYAPSEAPSRAPSVAPSTAYRTPLPPSTYAPSEAPTRATSKAHRTPLPPSTYAPTVMSDDAESTIAPPSRIGSVAPSTAYRTPLPPSTYAPSEAPTRATSRAHKTPLPPSTYAPTVMSDDAQSTIAPPSRIGSVAPSTAHRTPLPPSTYAPSEAPTRAPSVAPSVAHSSAYRAPLPPSTYAPSEAPSRARSPSIIPDTPYRAAIPPSTYASSIMSDEPGSTAVPPSRAGSVAPSAAYRTGLPPSTYAPSEAPTRAPSVAPSTSYRTPLPPSTYAPSEAPSRAPSSAAHRTPLPASTYAPTVISDRTRARSPSISQSTAYRTPLPASTYSPSVISQAPTARAPSVTPSSAAHHTPLPPSIYAPSVISETPTRVPSSAAHRMPLPPSTYAPSVVSHTPTSRSRRTQSATGVALPESVVGSPVSRPPSAANTHRTGSLRRTPSALGTPRVPPSVIGSQRVPPSIAGSGPSRHTPPPESAPSDIAPESESHGGKALRSQARLEGDKMSMAFTASRQAHDEGDKLRAKQLSDLGREHQEKMHKLHGEAANQIFKEKNDGRPADEVDLHGLYVKEALSRLSRYLREAPVAGQTTVRVITGKGIHSEGEPQLIPAVEESLRSKGLRHHTDPNNAGVVVVELGPRSPVSD, encoded by the exons ATGC ATTTATTGAAGAAATATAATGGGAATGCAGAAATTGTCGCTGGTCATCTGCTTGACGGAAATTTCGACACACCCGCT GTTGGGGTTAGCGAACCAGAAGAGCGCGGTCGAACGATGAACAAATCGGCACCAG CACTTCCCCCTAGACGGAAACATTCGAGCCCTGTAGATAATTCTATGGCACTTGTCCCAACAACTGGGGAACAACCCCCAAGGTATGATCAAATGGAGGATGACGATATGAAAAAAGCCCTGGCCCTTTCAATGGAAGACCAGGGGCCTCCCCCACTAGAACCCATACCTGAAGAGTACGGACCTTATAATCAACAAGACGTGAAGAAATACGATAACAGGGCAA GAACCGATCACGCACTCAGACAAGCGCTTGAAGCCAGTCTCAACGACGGAAAAAGTAATTTAGCCGCGGATCTATACGTTGATCGGCCCGCTGAGGAGCGAGGGCGGGAAAGTGACGGACG GCCAGTCGCGTTTCGATCCAGCGATCAAAATTCGATATTTGCCCCTCCCATATTTCAGGCGCTGATGGCACTCGCGCCTTTGCGAGCAAGGTTAAAAGAACAACATGCTCAATTTACGCCCAATGGTGATCAAGTTGCGAAAGAAAATCTGGAACATGCCTGGCATG ACAGTCAATTGACACGGGATATGATGTGCCATGCTGAATGTACACAACAAGCCTATATTGATATTAAACCCTGGACAGGGGAATGGTCTGATAGCGTATCTGCACATTCACccgcaacagcagcaacag AACTCCTTGGACGTCTGACCAAAAACCTAAATCTGGCACTGGCGTCTCCAATCACACCCTTATTTCTTCCTACAATTGATAGTGTGTCTAACGAAGCCAAGGTTCCCAAATCGCCACTCCCTCCTCACGTCGAGTTGACCAAGCCACAAGATCAGCAGTACTATGTCATCCCACTTGCTATGGGCGCTGGATCTCCGAACAACAACAACCTCGCCGATATCCTTGAATACCATATCGCAGCCGATGGTCTAGGATTCGTACGCGATACTTTACCCGAGATATTATCATTTAAGGTGGATAGGAGCCCGAATCAATCAGGTGGAACAGGAAAATTTGGGTTTCCTGCTCGATTATGGTTTGATCGGTGGGTGATGGACAAGAGGGACTTTGTTCTGAGGACGATCAAGTCGAGAGAGAAGGATATCGAGGAACAAGTTAAAACGATGGAAAGTGAAAGTGTCAAACTGAGAAAGTGCGAG GGGCGTGACACTCTAGCCGATCTACGTGCGTGCATCCGACATTTTGAGCATACGGCCACAGATGGCGGAGATCCGAAGCGTAAAGTTCGGAACGATAATACATTGAAGAAGCTCAAGTCGATTTTGAAGGATATTGAAGATAAATTGGCTG AACATGCCACAAAGACGGAAGAACTCAACGCAGAGCGATCGAAATTATGGGATTTACCAGAACTACGAACAATAAAGGCAAGTAGTCCGGAGCAGTCCGAATTTGATCAGATTTTACTTACATATTACTACA GTCGAGCTCATATCTTCTCATATATTCGGTACAATGACAAGTGGTGGAAGATCGTCGATGATGATGTGACTGAG GCATCGGAAGAAACCGTTCTCAGCGATAGCTCCGGGGTACACTTGGGATCTGGGGCTTTTCTTATGTTCTACTCGAAGCCGAACGAAGGGAAAGAATCACCGTGGCCGCGCAAGGATAGG ATCAAATCTCAGAAGCTAGATGAAGAATTCCGAGCCACCTTGCCACCGACCGTGCGATTCAAGTTTGAAAAATCGGCACAGATAATTTCACCTACAGATTCGGACGAGGACGAGTACATGGACGCCGAAGAAAGTATTATAGTCGAAGCTGACCCGGCTGTGGACAAGGTGGAGGAACTTGGCGAGAATAAAGCAGATAAGCTAGGCGATGAGACAGATAAGAGGCGCGATGATGGGATGCAAGATGTA GTTGTTGGACGACACGAGGTCTTTGAATATTCATACCGCGTAGGCCCTAAGGAGGCTCGTAAACGAATCAAACTTGTGGTCATCCAACGACGGGAGCAACGCCGCAAGTCCCTCATTGCAGCAGGAAGGATATTTGAGCATGCTCCTGTGCGACTCAGGCTGAATCTTCATCGAGCCAAGTATGGT GACCCGGAAGTTGTGTCTGGGAGCCGTGAAGTACCGATCACTTTGCGTCGCAAGGTCAAGCCTGCTCCGAACACTATTATTGTACACCGAAAAGTCGCACAACCACAGCCGACTGTGGTAGTTCAGCAGGTCAAGCAAAAGTCGACACCGTCTCCCAAAGAAAATGTGATTATGATTCAGCCTGCTCCGCCAGTAGCACCACCAGAGCCGAGGCGCATCGAACTTATTGACCAGCCAGTGGGCCCAGGAGATCTCATTCAACAGCCACCTGAAGTCATTGTTATTCCTCCAACGCAAACGCCTTCTCCTGAAATAGTAACAATCGATCGTCCGTCTAGCCGTGCCAGTTCGGTGGGCAGCGTAACCCGTCCCAAGGTTAAGCGATCCAACTCGCTTACAAACAGTTTCCGACGCTTCCCCAGCATAATGGGACTTATTAGAAGAAACAGTAGAGACCGCAGGAGTGGTGGAACTGTTGTATCTGAAGGCGAGCATATCAATGAAGAATATGTAGACATAGACCCTCGAGCGAGCTATGATGATATTATTATCGAAGAACGCGAG TCACAACTTGGCTCTCCTATTGCTCCCTCGGCAAGACATGGACCCCCCTCAGTAGCTGAGAGTCACCGTCCTCCAACG ATTCCTGGGTCCGTGGCGTCTGGTCGCTCTGGCCGCTCAAGTCGTTCCCGTGCTATGTCTTTCGGAAGCCCGAAAAATAGGCTTATCAAG GCTCCTCCCCACCAGGTCCCCTTGCCAGAATCTCACTCTCCGTCTTCGGGAACCTATCCGATTCACGCGCGTGAATCTGCCGAATATGAGCCTGCACGAAGTGTGACAAGCCACCACACAGCAGACCG CTCTTACCGAGGACCACCAAGCACAGCGCATGGTCCGACGTACACGGAAACGTATTTGCATGATTCACCCACCTCTCATACGCGTTCGTTACACGACCACGAAGGTTCGATTATATCAAG ATCTCACCATGATGCCGCTTCTGTCAAGACGGACAACCGATCAGTACCGGACTTGGCCATGCATTCTCCATCAAGGCATTCCCAATCGGCCCATTCGCACGCTCCTTCCGCCCGTTCGGCGCGCACCCGACACTCGGCCGAGGGATCGACTCGTGAAGGCAGAGAGCTTGTCCTGCACGAAGGGCATGGTGCGCGTTCGCCTTCTCTGCGAGAAGGGTCCATTCGTGATGGACACTTGATTCGTGACGGTCACTCCGTTCTGGATGGACACTCTGTTCGTGATGGCCATTCTATTCGCGATGGTTATTCTGTCCGCGATGGCTACTCTGTCCGCGATGGTTCTGTTCGCGATAGTTCAGTTCGTGATGGCTATTCCATTCGTGATGGACAATCAGTCCGCGATGGTTATTCTGTCCGTGATGGCTATTCCGTCCGAGATGGGCAATCTGTTCGAGATGGTCATTCTGTTAGGGACGGTCACTCCCCCTCAATACAGGAACCGTCCGTGCGAGGCGATGTACGATCCCCTTCACTCGGCGAGCCTTCTATACGCGATGGACATTCGATTCGAGATGCTCGCTCCACTCACGGCGGTGAATCGGTCCGCGGTGATGGTGGACTATACTCTCCCACTTCTTCATTCCGGGAGCGCCTCTCAGATGTCGACCGCGAGAATGACCGTATTCAGTACTTTGATCGTTCTCCAGCCCAGTCGCGTGTGGGATCTCCATCCATACGTGCACCTTCGAGTCGGGTCGCCAGTCCGCCTCTTCACTATGCTGGCAGTCCTAGTATTCACGCGCCCGAGTCGTATAGGGAGGGAAGTCCGTCGCTCCACGCACCAAGTGTCCGGGCACCCTCCCAGAGGGTTGACTCACCTTCGTTGCATGGTGGCGTGTCTGAGTATACTCATTCCCGCAAAGGGTCACCATCGATACAAGGCAACTCTCCTCCAGCATCAGTTGTTGCTGGGTCGGTTAGGTCCGGCTACCCAGCATCCTCAGTCAATGGTCGTGTTATTCGTCCCAAATCTCCTCTAAGTCAAAGCGGTACCAGTTATGCTTCGAGCAAGCGATCCAAGGCCTCAAAG GGACCTGAAATCACGCCGGTGCCGATGCCCCCACCATCGGTTATTTCTCATCGTTCTGGTGTTTCCCGAAACGGGGCTAAGTCACCCTTG TCCCGTGTCGCATCTTCCGTCGCAAGCGAAGAACCCTCGCAAATAATAATACCGGCGACGGCACCTAGTGTAGCAGG CGTTATCTCGCAAGCCCCGACTTCCCGATCAGGCGTACCTGTAGGTCCCACGATATCCAGGGTCCCAAGTTCTGCCGGTCATCGATCAAGGGCCCCAAGTGTCGTCCCAAGCACCGCGTACCGAACACCGCTCCCAGCTTCCACCTATGCCCCAAGCGAGGTCTCCGAAGCCCCGACCCGAGCTCCGAGTGTCGCCCCGAGCACGGCCCGACGCATGCCACTTCCGCCTTCCACCTATGCTCCTACTGTCATGTCAGATGATGCTGAGAGCACCATTGCACCACCCTCCAGAATTGGTAGCGTCGCTCCGAGCACCGCATACAGGACCCCGCTGCCGCCATCGACGTACGCACCGAGTGAAGCTCCAACCCGGACACCTAGCAATACGGCCTATCGGATGCCCCTCCCACCCTCAACCTATGCCCCAACGGTCATGTCCGACGATGCGGAGAGCACCATCGCGCCTCCTTCGAGAATGGGAAGTGAGGCTCCTAGTATTGTACACCGGACACCCTTGCCCCCTTCGACGTACGCGCCCAGCGAAGCACCCAGTCGTGCCCCCAGTGTCGCGCCGAGCACGGCGTACCGCACTCCTTTGCCCCCTTCGACATATGCACCCAGCGAAGCACCGACTCGGGCCACTAGCAAAGCGCATCGAACCCCGCTTCCGCCCTCCACTTATGCACCAACGGTCATGTCGGATGATGCCGAAAGTACTATTGCCCCGCCCTCTAGGATCGGTAGTGTAGCCCCAAGCACGGCGTATCGAACCCCTTTACCTCCTTCGACCTACGCACCAAGTGAGGCTCCGACGCGAGCGACCAGTAGGGCTCATAAGACACCACTCCCCCCTTCAACATATGCTCCAACCGTGATGTCAGATGATGCACAAAGCACTATTGCACCGCCCTCGAGGATCGGTAGTGTAGCCCCAAGTACGGCGCACCGAACCCCTTTACCCCCTTCGACCTACGCACCAAGCGAAGCTCCGACCAGGGCACCAAGCGTCGCACCGAGCGTCGCACATAGCTCAGCATACCGGGCACCTTTGCCCCCTTCAACTTATGCGCCAAGCGAAGCTCCCTCAAGGGCTCGATCTCCTAGCATTATTCCTGACACTCCATATAGGGCGGCGATCCCACCGTCAACGTATGCTTCAAGTATCATGTCAGACGAGCCTGGTAGCACCGCGGTCCCCCCTTCTCGAGCGGGTAGTGTAGCACCAAGTGCGGCCTATAGGACAGGCCTACCTCCTTCTACGTATGCGCCGAGTGAAGCACCTACCAGGGCTCCAAGTGTTGCACCAAGCACTTCATACAGGACCCCTTTGCCTCCCTCAACATATGCACCGAGCGAAGCACCTAGTCGAGCCCCAAGTTCTGCCGCGCATAGGACACCGCTCCCTGCATCGACTTACGCCCCAACTGTCATTTCGGATCGCACTCGTGCCAGGTCTCCAAGCATTTCACAAAGCACAGCTTACAGAACACCTCTCCCAGCATCGACTTATTCTCCAAGCGTAATTTCTCAAGCGCCTACTGCCAGGGCTCCAAGCGTAACTCCTTCGAGTGCAGCACACCACACACCACTGCCCCCCTCGATATACGCACCTAGCGTTATCTCTGAAACACCCACCCGTGTGCCAAGCAGTGCCGCGCACAGGATGCCCCTACCACCTTCAACTTACGCGCCAAGTGTAGTTTCGCACACGCCCACTTCGAGGTCGAGGCGCACACAGAGTGCAACAGGAGTTGCTCTTCCCGAGAGTGTAGTCGGTTCCCCGGTTTCTCGTCCTCCTAGCGCTGCTAACACCCATCGAACTGGCAGTCTCCGTCGAACGCCTAGCGCGCTTGGCACGCCTCGTGTACCTCCAAGTGTTATTGGTTCTCAACGTGTACCACCTAGTATTGCCGGCTCTGGCCCTAGTCGGCACACCCCACCACCCGAATCTGCGCCGTCCGATATTGCCCCCGAGTCCGAGTCACATGGCGGTAAAGCATTGAGGTCCCAGGCGCGATTGGAGGGAGACAAGATGTCCATGGCGTTTACGGCTAGCCGTCAGGCGCATGACGAAGGAGACAAGCTCCGGGCGAAGCAATTGTCAGATCTCGGGCGAGAACATCAAGAGAAAATGCACAAACTTCACGGCGAGGCTGCAAACCAAATATTCAAGGAGAAGAACGATGGCCGACCCGCGGATGAGGTTGACCTTCACG GTCTATACGTTAAAGAAGCCTTGTCTCGTCTGAGCAGGTACCTTCGCGAAGCTCCTGTCGCCGGACAGACGACCGTTCGCGTCATTACTGGCAAAGGAATTCATTCAGAGGGAGAACCACAACTTATTCCTGCAGTAGAAGAGTCGCTCCGCAG CAAAGGACTCCGTCATCATACCGATCCAAACAACGCCggcgtcgtcgtcgtcgaaCTCGGCCCTAGGTCTCCAGTTTCCGACTAA